One window from the genome of Bdellovibrio sp. NC01 encodes:
- a CDS encoding sulfatase-like hydrolase/transferase, which produces MIAVDELSVGDVNCNSESGNGTRSGFHLLCKESVRFTHAYTPSTLAAPALSSVLTGLYPFQHKVRHNGGPGLAPELDLASELAVRLEYRTSFFSGGAPIFRRTGLNQGFELFDDNIVPNFNSYYRPIKKTSNQFLQWLKHDVGNNAFFSVLYAPDLAYVTTETTTDLGETRNLSFESQLDELDESLYELFQQLKAQGRWDKTTVILVGLSGHNVEDRTGELNPTNLHSENTQVALLIKPAQSKKRDEAIYWKIDQNVSLVDLGRTLYDLLGETNLDEDDNTDFPAHSLFSVLKNPVAHWPEDRPILIESGWSMWRNAGPLKTAAISNHVLYINDESPKLYNTLLDRFEVNPLPMLQESILPTTTKLQNLLRKYQLPPYIQPNSEWMSKMSLAYSRWMRQDQEASLLRDLKRLSNNQSRSIDLLNWTAQVALNQKDWETLRSLGNKNKISLWQYVAEKNLNIKNSKTSDSCIVLLNSKELESNHLKDCGDPLFLELIDWLRADTRGLSKDTQRKKFERSFKNYMLDQEIQRANIALGLIWDTSRDNTYAPSRTELALQLPELAKVRIQAYKALATIDEED; this is translated from the coding sequence TTGATCGCTGTAGACGAATTGTCAGTGGGCGACGTGAATTGCAATTCTGAATCAGGAAATGGGACGCGCAGCGGTTTTCATTTGCTTTGCAAAGAGTCGGTTCGTTTCACTCATGCCTATACGCCATCAACATTGGCAGCACCTGCGTTGTCTTCTGTTTTAACCGGGCTTTATCCTTTTCAACATAAAGTGCGTCACAACGGTGGTCCAGGTCTAGCACCCGAGTTGGACTTAGCATCTGAATTGGCCGTGCGCTTAGAATATCGAACAAGTTTCTTTTCCGGTGGTGCACCAATCTTTAGAAGAACGGGCCTTAATCAGGGCTTCGAACTTTTCGACGATAACATCGTTCCAAATTTTAATTCTTACTATCGCCCGATCAAAAAGACTTCAAATCAGTTTTTGCAGTGGTTGAAACATGATGTTGGCAACAACGCATTCTTTAGCGTTTTGTATGCTCCGGATCTTGCTTATGTTACGACGGAAACAACAACCGATCTTGGTGAAACTCGTAATTTAAGTTTCGAAAGCCAGCTGGATGAATTGGACGAGAGTTTATATGAACTCTTCCAACAATTAAAAGCGCAGGGCCGTTGGGATAAAACGACTGTCATCTTGGTGGGCTTAAGCGGACACAATGTTGAAGATCGTACGGGCGAACTAAACCCCACCAACTTGCACAGTGAAAACACGCAAGTCGCATTGTTGATTAAGCCTGCACAAAGTAAAAAACGTGATGAAGCGATCTATTGGAAAATCGATCAAAACGTAAGCTTGGTTGATTTAGGTCGTACCCTTTATGATCTTTTGGGTGAAACGAATTTAGATGAAGACGATAATACCGACTTCCCTGCCCATTCGTTGTTTTCTGTCCTAAAAAATCCCGTAGCCCACTGGCCTGAAGATCGTCCGATCTTGATCGAATCAGGTTGGTCGATGTGGCGTAATGCAGGTCCGTTAAAAACAGCGGCGATTTCCAATCACGTTTTGTACATCAACGATGAATCACCGAAGTTGTACAACACTTTATTGGATCGTTTCGAAGTGAATCCGCTACCGATGCTTCAAGAAAGTATTTTGCCGACGACAACAAAGTTGCAAAATCTTTTGCGTAAATATCAGCTTCCTCCGTACATCCAACCCAACAGTGAATGGATGAGCAAGATGAGCTTGGCTTATTCACGCTGGATGCGCCAGGATCAAGAGGCGTCGCTACTGCGTGATCTAAAACGTCTTAGCAATAACCAATCTCGTAGCATTGATTTATTGAATTGGACTGCCCAAGTGGCCTTGAACCAGAAAGACTGGGAAACGCTTCGCAGTCTTGGTAACAAAAATAAGATTTCTTTGTGGCAGTACGTGGCCGAAAAGAATCTGAATATCAAAAACTCAAAAACGTCGGATAGCTGCATCGTTTTGCTGAACTCTAAAGAGCTTGAATCAAATCACTTAAAAGACTGTGGTGATCCATTGTTCTTAGAGCTGATCGACTGGTTGCGCGCGGATACTCGCGGCCTTTCAAAAGATACTCAACGTAAGAAGTTTGAACGTTCATTTAAGAACTACATGTTAGATCAAGAAATCCAAAGAGCGAACATTGCTTTAGGATTAATCTGGGATACATCTCGGGACAACACTTATGCGCCATCACGAACGGAACTTGCTCTCCAGCTACCAGAGCTTGCGAAAGTTCGCATCCAAGCTTACAAAGCCTTAGCGACAATCGACGAAGAGGACTAA
- a CDS encoding MotA/TolQ/ExbB proton channel family protein, giving the protein MLAEKIFTVAHLADQVVLWLLLLLSVLSIGMILERYFALKKVNAESTRVRARIKMALQSNSLEDVEDLAKDPNSLEGRAAGYAMKHMRESGSKGLEEVFNTFALTERPELEKFLNFLATVGSNAPYVGLFGTVLGIMKAFNDLAQSPEAGQQTVMAGISMALVATAAGLFVAIPAVIFYNYYSKQVRGIFQSLESVKELCLAYAKKKGV; this is encoded by the coding sequence ATGCTCGCAGAAAAAATATTCACCGTAGCTCATCTAGCCGACCAAGTGGTTTTGTGGCTTTTGCTTCTTCTCAGTGTGCTGAGCATCGGAATGATCCTTGAAAGATATTTCGCTTTGAAAAAAGTGAACGCGGAATCCACGCGTGTTCGCGCAAGAATCAAGATGGCTCTTCAAAGCAACAGCTTGGAAGATGTTGAAGATCTTGCGAAAGATCCAAACTCTTTGGAAGGCCGTGCAGCTGGTTACGCAATGAAACACATGCGTGAATCAGGCAGCAAAGGTCTTGAAGAAGTATTCAACACATTTGCTTTAACGGAACGCCCAGAGCTAGAGAAGTTCTTGAACTTCCTTGCAACAGTCGGTTCGAATGCTCCTTACGTGGGATTGTTCGGTACGGTTTTGGGTATCATGAAAGCCTTCAACGATTTGGCACAATCTCCAGAGGCTGGCCAACAAACGGTGATGGCGGGTATCTCGATGGCCCTTGTTGCAACAGCGGCAGGTCTTTTCGTGGCGATCCCAGCGGTTATTTTCTACAACTACTACAGCAAACAAGTGCGCGGTATCTTCCAATCTCTTGAGAGTGTGAAAGAGTTGTGCCTTGCTTACGCTAAGAAAAAAGGTGTTTAA
- a CDS encoding biopolymer transporter ExbD, whose product MAMKTGQDNESIADINVVPLVDIILVVLIIFMVTAPMFIKPTINVNLPKAASGDQTAPSKLNIALTADGRINLNGTFVNEDAVKAKATEEVAKNADVQAIISADKDVPHGKVVALLDIVKGAGVKKFAISIDKK is encoded by the coding sequence ATGGCAATGAAAACGGGACAAGATAACGAATCCATCGCGGATATTAACGTTGTCCCGTTGGTTGATATCATCCTGGTTGTTTTGATCATCTTCATGGTCACAGCACCCATGTTTATTAAGCCAACGATCAACGTAAATCTGCCAAAAGCAGCAAGTGGTGATCAAACAGCGCCAAGCAAATTGAATATTGCTTTAACTGCTGACGGCCGTATTAACTTGAATGGCACTTTCGTTAACGAAGATGCTGTGAAAGCAAAAGCGACTGAAGAAGTAGCTAAAAATGCAGATGTTCAAGCGATCATCTCTGCCGATAAAGACGTGCCACACGGTAAAGTTGTAGCCCTTCTTGATATCGTAAAAGGTGCAGGCGTGAAGAAATTCGCGATCAGCATCGACAAGAAATAG